The Oncorhynchus nerka isolate Pitt River unplaced genomic scaffold, Oner_Uvic_2.0 unplaced_scaffold_4062, whole genome shotgun sequence genomic interval acacaccaccctccagACCCCCTTCAACCAGCCTGAACAGAGTGATACACCCTTCAACACACCCTCCCcaggtacacaaacacacaccaccctccagACCCCCTTCAACCAGCCTGAACAGAGTGATACACCCTTCAACACACCCTCCCcaggtacacaaacacacaccaccctccagACCCCCTTCAACCAGCCTGAACAGAGTGATACACCCTTCAACACACCCtccccaggtacacacacacacacacacacacacacacacactctcaagaCTTCCTACAAACCTGAACTTATATCCTTCCATAACCTCAAATATAAGTACTCTCAAATACTGTTtgtttcaacacacacacacccacgctcacctctctccctctctcctccaggtggCAGTATGCGTTCGTTCGGCACAGCGAGGGCCAGGTATGACTTCTCAGCCAGAGACCGTACAGAGCTGTCTCTGAGAGAAGGAGACACAGTCAAGGTCCTGTCTAAGAAAGCTCACAATGGATGGTGGAAAGGAGAGGTCTATGGACGGGTGAGGAGCACACACACCgtccacacacagtacacacacacacacacacacacacacacacatacaccgtcccacacacacacacacacagtacacacacaccgtcccacacacagtacacacacacacacaccgtcccacacacagtacacacacacacacacacacacacacacaagtgttaaacaaatcaaaatatattttagattcttcaaactagccaccctttgccttgatgacagtttgcacactcttagcattctctcaaccagcttcacctggaatgcttttccaacacacAAATTGTTaaacactcctctctctgtctgtaggtcgGTCTGTTCCCAGCTAACTATGTAGAAGAGGATTACTCTGAATACTGCTGATGTCGCCTCAGACCTTCACCTGTGTGACTACAGTGTGTCCCAATTCAATCCCTACCCCTTCCCTTGCCCCTaaccagtgcagtcaaaaatgtgattttactgttttgtttttttcaacaatttctccacactatgaggttgaaatAACACTCTGAAATTGTATAAAATTACGATAATGTCCTTTGAAAACAATGCTTGGAATTTCAGCCTGTtcaggtgggatggagtttttgaGCCCAGAGCATGACATCACAATTTGATCTGATTTTTCTGACCAATGACCAGTCATCTTTTATTTGCATATGTCTCCACCTACTTTGAAGGGGTAAGCAGGGTAGGCTCTagtgcagggatgggcaactccagtcccaCTGtttccctagcaaacacagctgattagaCTGGCTGTGTTCTGAACTGAAGAACGTGATCATTGCATTACTGGAGTCAGATGTCTTAGCTGGGGCtgaagtgtgacaccaatcaggcccccgaggactggagttgcccatccctgctctagAGACTAGACAATCCTATCCACCAATCAGAGCTGTGCATGTAAATATATTAAAATTTTTATCAACACACCGACACGATCAGACAGAGCATTCCAGTGGCTGAAGGAGGCTCAGGGAAATAAAtgataaaacatttatttgaagTTATTTTCATGAAGTAAACACAGTGATTTATTAGACATCCAGTGatgatttaaaataaaaaaaataaaaagactgTGTGGAGGCGTTAAATGTTTGATCTGCAATATGGTGGAAGCTTTACCaccaccatagagaatgatagaggcaatatggtggaagctttaccaccaccatagagaatgatagaggcaatATGGTGGACGCTTTACCaccaccatagagaatgatagaggcaatatggtggaagctttaccaccaccatagagaatgatagaggcaatatggtggaagctttaccaccaccatagagaatgatagaggcaatatggtggaagctttaccaccaccatagagaatgatagaggcaatatggtggaagctttaccaccaccatagagaatgatagaggcaatatggtggaagctttaccaccaccatagagaatgatagaggcaatatggtggaagctttaccaccaccatagagaatgatagaggcaatatggtggaagctttaccaccaccatagagaatgatagaggcaatatggtggaagctttaccaccaccatagagaatgatagaggcaatatggtggaagctttaccaccaccatagagaatgatagaggcaatatggtggaagctttaccaccaccatagagaatgatagaggcaatatggtggaagctttaccaccaccatagagaatgatagaggcaatatggtggaagctttaccaccaccatagagaatgatagaggcaatatggtggaagctttaccaccaccatagagaatgatagaggcaatatggtggaagctttaccaccaccatagagaatgatagaggcaatatggtggaagctttaccaccaccatagagaatgatagaggcaatatggtggaagctttaccaccaccatagagaatgatagaggcaatatggtggaagctttaccaccaccatagagaatgatagaggcaatatggtggaagctttaccaccaccatagagaatgatagaggcaatatggtggaagctttaccaccaccatagagaatgatagaggcaatatggtggaagctttaccaccaccatagagaatgatagaggcaatatggtggaagctttaccaccaccatagagaatgatagaggcaatatggtggaagctttaccaccaccatagagaatgatagaggcaatATGGTAGCTTTACCaccaccatagagaatgatagaggcagCTTTACCaccaccatagagaatgatagaggcaatATGGTGGACGCTTTACCaccaccatagagaatgatagaggcaaATGGTAGCTTTCaccaccatagagaatgatagaggcctctagtggaAAGGTTGTATTAGCACGGGGCAGCACCagcttcaccacctgggggtagTTCCACCATTGGCTGATCCCTACTGGTGACCTTGTTGGGAGTCATGTGCAGCCAAGGGTCATCAGGAGGTATCACCCAATTGTGAAGAAGAAAAtgggactacttcaaaatggcctcaatggcactgcccatgaTGTCACAGACGCCGTAGTGGGACGGATACAATGATACggcctctttccatctctatgaCCCCCACTACACACGGATACAATGATACggcctctttccatctctatgaCCCCCCCACTACACACGGATACAATGATACggcctctttccatctctatgaCCCATGAACTATGTACAATGAGCGAATGCCTTTTTAAAAGCAACACGTCCCTTTGAAAACAGATACGAGTCAGTTATTATAGTGTCTAGATGGACTACAACGTGTACATACGATCATTATAGCTATAAAGTCAGGCTTGTCTAAGACGGA includes:
- the LOC135566595 gene encoding putative uncharacterized protein DDB_G0290521, which gives rise to MVQFYQQHSLKEYFKDVDTTLQTPFNQPEQSDTPFNTPSPGTQTTLQTPFNQPEQSDTPFNTPSPGTQTHTTLQTPFNQPEQSDTPFNTPSPGTQTHTTLQTPFNQPEQSDTPFNTPSPGTQTHTTLQTPFNQPEQSDTPFNTPSPGGSMRSFGTARARYDFSARDRTELSLREGDTVKVLSKKAHNGWWKGEVYGRVGLFPANYVEEDYSEYC